A DNA window from Trichosurus vulpecula isolate mTriVul1 chromosome 2, mTriVul1.pri, whole genome shotgun sequence contains the following coding sequences:
- the LOC118837234 gene encoding inosine-uridine preferring nucleoside hydrolase-like: MSWSCGESRGEQVDSLSTPLGSLRFQEKNEESLQHVRRPLYQTSGRLWTTVAQDKQAWLGFNLHIAEMSAVEKKLLVIDVDAGIDDAVALMMALGAPNVEVLGITCCFGNTSVENVCKNVLRVLQKCNSLQIPVYQGASSPLLNNLKMDCYFGKDGLGDIPDPDAPRLDKVQQEHAVPAMIRMISQLPGQVTLVATAPLTNLALAVKMDPSFPKKIKNLFMMGGNMNSRGNVGTCSEFNFATDPEAAYIVLNEYMCPTYIATLEFVCMYTLPWEFYEQWTSQNSNKARFLKEINAYTVTCLKKHVQKSTTPFWTPGYMPSDCFAMTAALDEDFVTKAIVCAVSVELAGFHTRGMMILDIDDKLQKKNKVSIMMECNVEKFKVLLTDSLK; this comes from the exons ATGAGCTGGTCTTGTGGTGAAAGTAGGGGAGAACAGGTGGATAGTCTGAGTACTCCACTAGGATCTttaagatttcaggaaaaaaatgaggaaagccTCCAGCATGTCAGGCGTCCCTTGTATCAAACTTCTGGGAGATTATGGACAACAGTTGCCCAGGATAAGCAGGCATGGCTGGGTTTCAATTTGCATATTGCAG AAATGTCAGCAGTGGAAAAGAAATTACTGGTGATTGACGTGGATGCTGGTATAGATGATGCTGTTGCCTTAATGATGGCTCTGGGAGCACCTAACGTTGAAGTTCTGGGGATCACTTGCTGTTTTGGGAATACTTCAGTGGAAAACGTGTGTAAAAATGTCCTTCGGGTGTTACAGAAGTGTAACAGCTTACAG aTTCCAGTTTATCAAGGTGCTTCTTCTCCGCTGCTTAATAATCTGAAAATGGATTGTTATTTTGGAAAAGATGGCTTGGGTGATATTCCTGACCCAGATGCTCCAAGACTGGACAAAGTTCAACAAGAACATGCAGTGCCTGCAATGATCAGGATGATCAGTCAACTACCTGGCCAG GTAACTTTGGTAGCCACTGCTCCTTTGACCAATCTAGCTCTGGCTGTGAAAATGGACCCCAGTTTTcctaagaaaattaaaaatctgTTCATGATGGGAGGAAATATGAATT ccAGAGGGAACGTGGGTACATGTTCAGAATTCAATTTTGCCACAGATCCAGAAGCAGCTTACATTGTCTTGAATGAGTACATGTGCCCTACCTACATTGCAACTTTGGaatttgtatgcatgtatacattgcCTTGG GAATTTTATGAGCAATGGACTTCACAAAATAGTAATAAAGCAAGATTTTTGAAAGAAATCAATGCTTATACTGTGACCTGTTTGAAGAAACATGTACAGAAGTCCACCACACCGTTCTGGACACCAGGCTATATGCCTTCTGACTGCTTTGCCATGACAGCTGCACTTGATGAGGACTTTGTCACTAAAGCCATAGTTTGTGCTGTATCTGTGGAACTGGCTGGCTTCCACACCCGAGGAATGATGATTTTGGATATAGATGATAAGcttcagaagaaaaacaaagtttcaaTCATGATGGAATGCAATGTAGAAAAATTCAAGGTACTTCTGACAGATAGTTTGAAATAA